One window of the Mesorhizobium shangrilense genome contains the following:
- a CDS encoding amino acid ABC transporter substrate-binding protein, with the protein MKALITAFLLGSAAMAVPAKADTLDIIKQRGAVNCGVSQGVAGFSSPDDQGKWTGFDIDFCRAVSAAVFGDADKVNYVPLSTKERFTALQSGAVDLLSRQSTWTLSRDSGLGIHFVGAAYYDGQGFMVRKNLGVDSALKLSGATICAEQGTTTEQNVADYFTANKLKYEPVVIDSADGIIKAFDTGRCDVYTTDASALYAQRLKLTDPTAYTVLPEIISKEPLGPAVRQGDDKWFNIVRWTLFSLVEAEEEGITQANAEASLKSQNPVVRRFLGVEGDNGQQLGLDAAFAYNIVAKVGNYGEIFERNLGKSSELKIARGLNALWNAGGIMYAPPAR; encoded by the coding sequence ATGAAAGCATTGATCACTGCGTTCTTGCTCGGCTCGGCCGCCATGGCCGTGCCGGCGAAGGCGGATACGCTCGACATCATCAAGCAGCGGGGCGCTGTCAATTGCGGCGTCAGCCAGGGCGTCGCCGGCTTCTCGTCGCCTGACGACCAGGGGAAATGGACCGGCTTCGACATCGATTTCTGCCGCGCGGTGTCGGCCGCGGTGTTTGGCGACGCCGACAAGGTCAATTACGTTCCGCTCTCGACCAAGGAGCGCTTCACCGCCCTGCAGTCGGGAGCCGTCGACCTCCTGTCGCGCCAGTCGACCTGGACGCTGTCGCGCGACAGCGGCCTCGGCATCCATTTCGTCGGCGCCGCCTATTATGACGGCCAGGGTTTCATGGTGCGCAAGAACCTCGGCGTCGACAGCGCCCTGAAACTCTCCGGCGCGACGATCTGCGCCGAACAGGGCACGACGACAGAGCAGAACGTCGCCGACTATTTCACCGCCAACAAGCTGAAATACGAGCCGGTCGTCATCGATTCGGCGGATGGCATCATCAAGGCGTTCGATACCGGCCGCTGCGATGTCTACACCACGGACGCGTCGGCACTCTATGCGCAGCGCCTGAAACTCACCGATCCCACCGCCTACACGGTGCTGCCCGAGATCATCTCGAAGGAGCCGCTTGGACCGGCCGTGCGCCAGGGCGACGACAAATGGTTCAACATCGTGCGCTGGACCCTGTTCTCGCTGGTCGAAGCCGAGGAGGAAGGCATCACCCAGGCCAATGCCGAAGCCTCGCTGAAATCGCAGAATCCGGTGGTCCGCCGGTTCCTCGGCGTCGAAGGCGACAATGGCCAGCAACTCGGGCTCGATGCCGCCTTTGCCTATAACATCGTCGCCAAGGTGGGTAATTACGGCGAGATTTTCGAGCGCAATCTGGGCAAGTCCAGCGAGCTGAAGATCGCGCGGGGCCTCAACGCGCTGTGGAACGCCGGCGGCATCATGTACGCGCCGCCGGCCCGCTGA
- a CDS encoding LacI family DNA-binding transcriptional regulator, producing MVESKKPENRALSPTIKTLAAHTGYSIATISKALRGSPVVAQPTRDAIVAAAQELGYQANARGMALRTGKTYRAAVLMPITTAVGYEWDGVEYTQILSGISQALEGSDYQLSVHGFRNFGDAFDIARRIVDQSSADGLIFSGVLADDPRIDMLVESGFPFVSLGRCRKPLIYAHVDVDNEWAAFTATARLIAGGHRRIALINADRRLSYALDRIDGFSRAFDEAGLAASTDLVADGDLSTRFGRDSALRLLGLPNPPTALVCINESTTLGVLSAVGSLDRRVGVDVDVIAYDDINVSAYFTPPITTFYQPIELLGRKLGEFLLRRMAGEDPAQLTMVSRPELIGRQPDNLGGNRR from the coding sequence ATGGTCGAGAGCAAAAAACCCGAAAACCGAGCGCTTTCGCCAACGATCAAGACGTTGGCGGCCCATACCGGTTATTCGATCGCCACCATCTCCAAGGCCCTGCGGGGTTCGCCCGTCGTCGCGCAACCGACAAGGGACGCCATCGTCGCCGCGGCGCAGGAACTGGGCTACCAGGCGAATGCTCGAGGCATGGCGCTGCGGACAGGCAAGACCTATCGGGCGGCGGTGCTGATGCCGATAACGACTGCCGTCGGCTATGAATGGGACGGTGTCGAATATACGCAGATTCTCAGCGGCATAAGCCAGGCACTGGAAGGCAGCGACTATCAGCTGTCCGTGCACGGCTTCCGGAATTTTGGCGATGCCTTCGACATTGCCCGCCGCATCGTCGACCAGAGTTCGGCCGACGGCCTGATCTTTTCCGGCGTGCTGGCCGACGACCCTCGCATCGACATGCTGGTGGAAAGCGGCTTTCCCTTCGTGTCACTCGGCCGTTGCCGCAAGCCCCTCATCTACGCCCATGTCGATGTCGACAATGAATGGGCGGCGTTCACCGCCACTGCGCGACTGATCGCGGGCGGACATAGACGTATCGCCCTGATCAACGCGGATCGTCGCCTTTCCTACGCCCTGGACAGGATTGACGGATTTTCACGGGCCTTTGACGAGGCGGGGCTTGCCGCATCGACGGACCTTGTGGCCGACGGCGATCTGTCCACCCGCTTCGGCCGTGACAGCGCGCTCAGGCTTCTTGGCTTGCCCAATCCGCCCACGGCCCTGGTTTGCATCAACGAATCCACTACGCTCGGCGTCCTCTCGGCGGTGGGTAGCCTTGACCGGCGCGTCGGGGTGGATGTCGACGTCATCGCCTATGACGATATCAACGTCAGTGCCTACTTCACCCCGCCGATCACGACATTCTACCAGCCGATCGAACTTCTCGGCCGCAAGCTCGGCGAGTTTCTGCTGCGGCGCATGGCGGGCGAGGACCCGGCACAGCTCACCATGGTCTCGAGGCCTGAGCTCATCGGCCGGCAGCCGGACAATCTCGGCGGAAATCGCCGCTAA
- a CDS encoding transporter substrate-binding domain-containing protein produces the protein MKKILIGLALALLTAGAASAADLGGKVLKVGSDTTSPPMESVDTATGQIVGFDVDVIKAVCGKINCKAEFVTTGWDGIFAALDQGSFDLVASGVSITEERKKAMDFSNPYIINSQAVLMRVEDEGLSLNDFKAKGKKLSAQANTTDSQVAEGIVGKDNVVAYDSFAASIIALKNKDVDGVVINGANAAAYEKEFAGELVVPIRDLQSDPLGLVFRKGDENVAAFNEGLKAIKADGSLDALIAKYWGAK, from the coding sequence ATGAAGAAGATCTTGATCGGACTTGCGCTTGCGCTGTTGACGGCCGGCGCTGCCAGCGCCGCCGACCTTGGCGGCAAGGTGCTGAAGGTGGGTTCCGACACCACATCGCCGCCGATGGAAAGCGTCGACACTGCGACGGGCCAGATCGTCGGCTTCGACGTCGATGTGATCAAGGCGGTCTGCGGCAAGATCAACTGCAAGGCTGAATTCGTCACCACCGGCTGGGACGGCATCTTCGCCGCCCTCGACCAGGGCAGTTTCGACCTGGTCGCTTCCGGCGTCTCCATCACCGAGGAACGCAAGAAGGCGATGGATTTCTCGAACCCCTACATTATCAACAGTCAGGCTGTGCTGATGCGCGTGGAAGACGAGGGGCTCTCGCTCAATGACTTCAAGGCGAAGGGCAAGAAGCTCTCGGCGCAGGCCAATACCACCGACTCGCAGGTCGCCGAAGGCATTGTCGGCAAGGACAATGTGGTCGCCTACGACAGTTTCGCGGCCTCCATCATTGCGCTGAAGAACAAGGATGTGGACGGCGTTGTGATCAACGGCGCCAATGCCGCCGCGTATGAAAAGGAATTCGCGGGCGAGCTGGTCGTGCCGATCAGGGATCTCCAGTCCGATCCGCTGGGGTTGGTCTTCCGCAAGGGCGACGAGAATGTCGCCGCCTTCAATGAGGGGCTGAAGGCGATCAAGGCCGACGGCAGTCTCGACGCACTGATCGCCAAATACTGGGGCGCCAAATAG
- a CDS encoding amino acid ABC transporter permease, giving the protein MKFLMRLRPSNLIIVAALPFIAYLFASSVNYQRSLRAILGVENGSSAFVPGFLTLVVAFFAGVAVVVFSRASSRSPRLATVAAGINLVAAVLLATTGLVYPFVASVVANAVDPFTSDWVVQGVTPRRLTDAADLMVRGQAATLLRAYLGLTIVILGAFFITARNRTGNATHRFARLALAAVNGAGLVFILLFAHIAFAAGVATTIRAAVAAYILAAMMGLLWVGLLKLKYSWRADLTCIAATILMICAATWFLLQPRDSYVLVGSLAGKVAVTTGTPSGILGAVRYGQFPGGPDSDVPLRTFRGAPEAIDAIGKIPDVSAALVPAAAASDKLPVLWQTEALNDRDKAFGITLAVLAIVLGLLTFGGHIHRRHPLSIGSEFIVDTIRGIPMLVIVLYVGLPLAGALKDATQGVVDPPNLVRGIAAMALAYSAYLAEIFRSGINAIPAGQIEAAHSLGLNGWRTARLVVLPQAFRIIIPPLGNELIAILKDTSLLSILSIRDITQRMREFQSASFLPFAPYNSAAIFYIFLTLAAASLVSTIERKYDIKHR; this is encoded by the coding sequence ATGAAGTTTCTGATGCGCCTGCGGCCGAGCAATCTGATCATCGTCGCGGCATTGCCGTTCATCGCCTATCTCTTTGCTTCGTCGGTAAACTACCAGCGCTCGCTTCGCGCCATCCTCGGCGTGGAGAACGGCTCATCGGCCTTCGTGCCTGGCTTCCTGACGCTGGTTGTCGCCTTTTTCGCCGGCGTTGCCGTGGTCGTATTCTCACGCGCTTCGTCCAGGTCGCCCCGTCTGGCGACTGTTGCCGCCGGGATCAATCTTGTTGCTGCCGTGCTGCTTGCGACAACCGGCCTGGTCTATCCCTTCGTGGCGTCGGTCGTGGCGAACGCAGTCGATCCGTTCACCTCCGATTGGGTGGTTCAGGGTGTCACGCCGCGGCGATTGACGGATGCCGCCGACCTCATGGTGCGCGGTCAGGCAGCTACCCTGCTGCGCGCCTATCTCGGCCTGACGATCGTGATCCTCGGTGCGTTCTTCATCACCGCCCGCAACAGGACCGGCAACGCGACGCATCGTTTCGCCCGCCTTGCACTTGCGGCGGTGAACGGCGCCGGCTTGGTCTTCATCCTGCTTTTCGCGCATATCGCATTCGCGGCGGGTGTCGCCACGACGATCCGCGCGGCGGTTGCAGCCTACATTCTGGCGGCAATGATGGGATTGCTCTGGGTCGGGCTCCTCAAGCTCAAATACAGCTGGCGGGCGGACCTGACCTGCATCGCGGCTACCATCCTCATGATCTGCGCCGCTACGTGGTTCCTGCTCCAGCCGCGCGACAGCTACGTGCTCGTCGGTTCTCTCGCCGGCAAGGTCGCGGTCACGACCGGCACGCCGTCCGGCATACTTGGTGCTGTCCGCTACGGGCAATTTCCCGGCGGCCCCGACAGCGATGTGCCGTTACGCACCTTTCGTGGCGCGCCCGAAGCGATTGATGCGATCGGCAAGATCCCCGATGTCAGCGCCGCGCTGGTTCCTGCCGCGGCAGCGTCCGACAAGCTACCGGTGCTGTGGCAAACGGAGGCGTTGAACGATCGCGACAAGGCGTTCGGCATCACGCTCGCGGTATTGGCGATCGTGCTTGGCCTGCTGACCTTCGGCGGCCATATCCACCGCCGGCATCCGCTCTCGATCGGGTCGGAATTCATTGTCGACACGATCCGTGGCATCCCGATGCTGGTTATCGTGCTCTATGTCGGCCTGCCGCTTGCCGGAGCGCTCAAGGACGCGACCCAGGGGGTGGTCGATCCGCCGAACCTGGTGCGCGGTATTGCCGCCATGGCGCTGGCCTATTCGGCCTATCTCGCCGAGATATTCCGTTCCGGCATCAATGCAATTCCCGCTGGCCAGATCGAGGCGGCGCATAGCCTCGGCCTCAACGGCTGGCGTACCGCCCGGCTGGTCGTGCTGCCGCAGGCCTTCCGAATCATCATCCCGCCGCTCGGCAACGAACTGATCGCCATCCTCAAGGACACGTCGCTGTTGTCGATCCTGTCGATCCGCGACATCACGCAGCGCATGCGGGAATTCCAGTCGGCAAGTTTCCTGCCGTTCGCGCCCTACAACTCAGCCGCCATCTTCTACATTTTCCTGACACTGGCCGCGGCAAGTCTCGTCAGCACCATCGAGAGAAAATATGACATCAAGCATCGATAA
- a CDS encoding GH1 family beta-glucosidase, giving the protein MTSSIDNARRTLEARASGLVFPQGFVFGAATAAYQIEGAHDADGKGESIWDRFCHVPGVIVDGSSGDVACDHYHRWKEDIAVLKALGLGAYRFSFAWTRLLPDGRGDANAMGIAFYDRLIDDLLEAGIEPYATLYHWDLPQALQERGGWYSRETAAAFADYAGLAARSFGDRVKKWTTLNEPWTFCWSGHATGEDAPGLRDGVKGGVSASHHALLGHGLAVPVIRAEVADASVGIVFDLNVAEAATSDPSDATAALRFDGAQNRWFLDAVFKGAYPQDMLALYGDLLPPIHARDNEIIAAPVDYLGINIYRRSVIAAGDELAPLSYRRVQPEGIYSAVDYEIWPRSMYDILRYVNDRYAPPAIYISENGVATTPEKVGEDGHVWDDLRAAYYVDHLEQVAKAAAEGVPVRGYFAWTLTDNFEWAYGYTTPFGITHVDFATQQRHIKYSGEVYAMIARQETAPVAKSA; this is encoded by the coding sequence ATGACATCAAGCATCGATAACGCGCGCCGAACCCTCGAAGCCCGCGCCTCCGGACTGGTCTTTCCGCAAGGCTTCGTGTTCGGCGCCGCGACCGCGGCCTATCAGATCGAGGGCGCGCATGACGCGGATGGTAAGGGCGAAAGTATTTGGGACCGGTTCTGCCACGTTCCCGGCGTGATCGTGGACGGCTCGAGCGGCGATGTCGCCTGCGACCACTATCACCGCTGGAAGGAAGATATCGCCGTGCTCAAGGCGCTCGGCCTTGGTGCCTACCGCTTTTCCTTCGCATGGACACGGCTTCTTCCCGACGGTCGTGGCGACGCCAATGCCATGGGTATCGCCTTTTACGACCGGCTGATCGACGATCTGCTGGAAGCCGGCATCGAGCCCTATGCAACGCTCTACCACTGGGATCTTCCGCAGGCGCTGCAGGAGCGAGGCGGCTGGTACAGCCGCGAAACTGCCGCCGCTTTCGCCGACTATGCCGGGCTTGCCGCCCGCAGCTTCGGCGATCGCGTCAAGAAATGGACGACGCTCAACGAGCCCTGGACGTTCTGCTGGTCGGGACACGCGACCGGTGAGGATGCGCCGGGATTGCGGGATGGCGTGAAAGGCGGTGTTAGCGCCAGCCATCATGCCTTGCTGGGGCATGGCTTGGCTGTCCCCGTCATCCGGGCCGAGGTGGCGGACGCCTCGGTCGGCATCGTCTTTGATCTCAACGTGGCGGAGGCCGCTACCAGTGACCCGAGTGACGCCACGGCGGCACTGCGCTTCGACGGCGCCCAGAACCGCTGGTTCCTCGATGCCGTTTTCAAGGGTGCATATCCGCAGGACATGCTGGCGCTCTACGGCGATCTGCTGCCGCCGATCCATGCTCGGGACAACGAGATCATCGCCGCGCCGGTGGACTACCTGGGCATCAACATCTACCGCCGCTCCGTGATCGCGGCGGGTGACGAACTCGCGCCGCTGAGCTACCGGCGGGTGCAGCCGGAAGGTATCTATTCCGCTGTCGACTATGAAATCTGGCCGCGCAGCATGTACGACATCCTGCGCTATGTGAACGACCGCTACGCGCCGCCGGCAATCTACATCTCTGAGAACGGTGTCGCCACGACGCCGGAAAAGGTCGGCGAAGACGGGCATGTCTGGGATGATTTGCGTGCTGCCTATTATGTCGACCATCTTGAGCAGGTGGCCAAGGCGGCAGCCGAGGGTGTGCCGGTGCGCGGCTATTTCGCCTGGACGCTGACCGACAATTTCGAATGGGCCTATGGCTACACCACGCCCTTCGGCATCACCCATGTCGATTTCGCGACGCAGCAGCGTCACATCAAATATTCCGGCGAGGTCTACGCCATGATCGCCCGGCAGGAGACCGCGCCGGTCGCGAAGAGCGCCTGA
- a CDS encoding SDR family oxidoreductase, producing MAGQGKGNRTVLITGAGRGLGRDLARQYAQDDWRVIACGRTRPTQGFEDGVEFQPLDVADPDSISDLAARLAGRPLDVLVNNAAIRSDIGGLHDFAPAEFLTVIRTNTLGPLLLARAMRPNLVAGRMRVIANIGSRAGSMAEGLLDDYDDDYAYRCSKAALNMISAQLAQDLRVDGITVLSLHPGWVKTDMGGDQADLAVEDSARGLRRVIDCATPGDSGSFQTFDGVPIGW from the coding sequence TTGGCCGGACAAGGGAAAGGCAACCGCACGGTGCTCATAACGGGAGCCGGCCGCGGGCTCGGCCGCGATCTGGCGCGGCAATACGCCCAAGACGACTGGCGCGTGATTGCGTGCGGGCGCACGCGCCCCACCCAGGGTTTCGAAGATGGAGTAGAGTTCCAGCCGCTCGATGTCGCCGATCCGGATTCCATCTCCGACCTTGCCGCGCGTCTCGCCGGCAGGCCACTGGATGTGCTTGTCAACAACGCCGCCATCCGCAGCGATATCGGCGGCCTGCACGATTTCGCGCCGGCTGAATTCCTGACGGTCATACGCACAAACACACTCGGCCCGCTGCTGCTGGCGAGGGCAATGCGCCCCAACCTTGTCGCGGGGCGCATGCGGGTCATCGCCAATATCGGCAGCCGCGCCGGCTCAATGGCGGAGGGACTGCTCGATGACTACGATGACGACTATGCCTACCGCTGCTCGAAGGCTGCACTCAACATGATCAGCGCCCAACTGGCGCAGGATTTGCGCGTCGACGGGATCACGGTGCTGTCGCTGCATCCGGGCTGGGTGAAGACGGATATGGGCGGCGATCAGGCGGACCTGGCGGTCGAGGACAGTGCGCGGGGCCTGCGCAGGGTCATCGACTGCGCGACGCCTGGGGATAGCGGCTCCTTCCAGACTTTCGACGGCGTGCCTATCGGGTGGTAG
- a CDS encoding ABC transporter ATP-binding protein, with translation MSALEIRNIRKSYGSVETLKGIDIALESGEFLVLLGSSGCGKSTLLNIIAGLAEATSGDVLIGGRSILGVHPKNRDIAMVFQSYALYPNLTVHRNIGFGLEMRGVSADERDRAVREAAKLLQIENLLDRKPSQLSGGQRQRVAIGRALVRKPQVFLFDEPLSNLDAKLRLEMRTELKRLHQLLQTTVVYVTHDQIEAMTLATRIAVMRDGRIEQLGTPEEIYNYPATLYVAGFVGAPSMNMLQAVVEGGKLAIADSNVKLPLPARYRNAASDGSPVVVGIRPEALRVATGAATDFSLPVEIEVVELTGPELVTTARIGAQRLTACLPPRAGIAKGQACAFTFDEDALRLFDPSTGKAFPVAAFEQTASR, from the coding sequence ATGAGCGCGCTTGAAATCCGCAACATCCGCAAGAGCTACGGCAGCGTCGAGACGCTGAAAGGCATCGACATTGCGCTGGAAAGCGGCGAGTTCCTGGTGCTGCTCGGTTCGTCGGGTTGCGGGAAGTCGACGCTCCTCAACATCATCGCCGGCCTTGCCGAGGCGACGAGCGGCGACGTGCTGATCGGCGGCCGATCGATCCTTGGCGTTCATCCCAAGAACCGCGACATCGCCATGGTCTTCCAGTCCTATGCGCTCTATCCGAACCTGACCGTTCATCGCAACATCGGCTTCGGGCTCGAGATGCGCGGCGTTTCAGCAGACGAGCGCGACAGGGCAGTGCGTGAAGCGGCAAAACTGCTGCAGATCGAGAACCTGCTCGACCGCAAGCCAAGCCAGCTTTCCGGCGGCCAGCGCCAGCGCGTCGCCATCGGCAGGGCGCTGGTGCGCAAGCCGCAAGTGTTCCTGTTCGACGAGCCGTTGTCCAACCTCGACGCAAAACTGCGCCTCGAAATGCGCACCGAGCTCAAGCGCCTGCACCAGTTGCTGCAGACCACTGTCGTCTACGTCACCCACGACCAGATCGAGGCGATGACGCTGGCGACGCGGATCGCCGTGATGCGCGACGGCAGGATCGAGCAACTCGGCACGCCCGAGGAAATCTACAACTATCCGGCGACGCTTTACGTAGCCGGTTTTGTTGGCGCGCCGTCAATGAACATGCTGCAGGCCGTTGTCGAAGGCGGAAAACTGGCCATTGCCGATTCCAATGTGAAACTGCCCCTGCCCGCGCGCTATCGGAACGCGGCCAGCGACGGCTCACCGGTCGTCGTCGGCATCAGGCCCGAGGCACTTCGCGTGGCGACCGGAGCCGCGACGGACTTCTCCTTGCCGGTGGAAATCGAGGTCGTCGAACTGACCGGCCCCGAACTGGTCACCACGGCCCGGATTGGCGCGCAACGGCTGACGGCGTGCCTGCCGCCGCGCGCCGGCATCGCCAAGGGCCAGGCATGCGCATTCACCTTCGACGAGGATGCGCTGCGCCTCTTCGACCCGTCGACAGGCAAGGCCTTCCCGGTAGCCGCGTTCGAACAGACGGCGTCGCGCTGA
- a CDS encoding PfkB family carbohydrate kinase — translation MRPLAVIGNVNVDLIVGPVAPWPKAGTEIIVDHDELRVGGQAGNSALAWEALGVDFEIAANVGDDQFGRWLREAFGRRADKWPVRPEGTTLSVGMTHPDGERTFFTTRGHLPRFSLADVFSVLDGKRLSGGYALLCGSFLTDDLTADYGAFFDWADSHGIAVALDTGWPIDGWTQGNCDAARAWLSRCELALFNEVETVTLAGLESPLEAAHAIRSGMKKGATVVVKRGPEGAIAIGPDGIPVEAMAPVVKVVDTIGAGDVFNAAFLAAVAQDQPLNACLSAATRVASRAISTLPRNYGGPMHFEEAMHERA, via the coding sequence ATGCGACCGCTCGCAGTGATCGGCAACGTCAATGTCGACCTGATCGTCGGCCCGGTCGCACCGTGGCCGAAGGCCGGAACGGAGATCATTGTCGACCACGATGAATTGCGCGTCGGCGGCCAGGCGGGAAACAGCGCGCTCGCCTGGGAGGCGCTGGGCGTAGACTTCGAGATCGCCGCCAATGTCGGTGACGACCAGTTCGGCCGCTGGCTTCGCGAAGCCTTTGGCCGCCGTGCCGACAAATGGCCGGTCCGCCCCGAAGGCACGACGCTGTCCGTCGGCATGACCCATCCGGACGGCGAGCGGACCTTCTTCACCACGCGCGGACACCTGCCGCGCTTCAGCCTGGCCGACGTGTTTTCTGTCCTCGACGGCAAGCGCCTGTCCGGCGGCTACGCGCTGTTGTGTGGCTCCTTCCTGACCGACGATCTCACGGCCGACTACGGTGCGTTCTTCGACTGGGCCGACAGTCACGGCATCGCCGTCGCGCTCGACACCGGTTGGCCGATCGACGGCTGGACGCAGGGCAATTGCGACGCAGCACGCGCCTGGCTGTCGCGTTGCGAACTGGCGCTTTTCAACGAGGTCGAGACTGTCACCCTGGCGGGGCTGGAAAGCCCGCTGGAGGCCGCGCATGCGATCAGGTCCGGCATGAAGAAGGGCGCCACCGTCGTCGTCAAGCGCGGGCCGGAAGGCGCGATCGCCATCGGCCCGGACGGGATTCCTGTCGAAGCCATGGCGCCCGTCGTGAAGGTCGTCGACACGATCGGCGCCGGCGATGTCTTCAACGCGGCATTCCTCGCAGCCGTTGCCCAGGACCAGCCGCTGAACGCTTGCCTGTCCGCCGCCACCCGCGTGGCATCCCGTGCGATCTCCACCCTGCCCCGCAACTATGGCGGGCCGATGCATTTCGAGGAAGCCATGCATGAGCGCGCTTGA
- a CDS encoding SIS domain-containing protein — MPAGKNRPAGLAAIDREMARQHADATASFRQNVDMAARVATSIRQTGRLLLLGMGGSHAVARAVEPLYRAAGIDAIALPLSEQLGQPLPLAGRTVLVTSQSGESAEVVRWFSETGIASDTFGLTLEGASFLARTVPCLVGAGGTELAFAATRSLTVTFALHLAILSALGQDPAAALAVLEGPEAGDIEGALSALRNVTSIVTSGRQLQGLAEAIALGLTELSRLPCFSLEGGQLRHGPMEMLGPKLGVILFRGNNPTSDLVAGMAASVVEAGSPVIIFDSSGQAPVEGATTLSFKPQSGMAAILAMLPVAQRLMVAIADARVDNAGTPVRSSKITRSE; from the coding sequence ATGCCTGCAGGGAAAAACCGTCCGGCCGGGCTCGCCGCGATCGATCGCGAAATGGCGCGCCAGCATGCGGACGCGACAGCCTCGTTCCGGCAGAACGTCGACATGGCGGCAAGGGTCGCCACCTCGATCAGGCAGACCGGGCGCCTGCTTCTGCTTGGCATGGGCGGCTCGCATGCCGTGGCGCGCGCCGTCGAGCCGCTCTATCGCGCAGCCGGCATCGACGCCATCGCCCTGCCGCTTTCCGAGCAGCTTGGCCAGCCCCTGCCCTTGGCGGGCCGAACAGTGCTGGTGACATCGCAGTCCGGCGAAAGCGCCGAGGTTGTCAGATGGTTTTCCGAAACCGGCATCGCTTCCGACACATTCGGCCTGACACTTGAGGGCGCCTCGTTCCTGGCCCGCACGGTTCCTTGCCTTGTCGGAGCCGGCGGCACCGAACTGGCCTTCGCCGCCACCCGCAGCCTGACCGTCACTTTCGCCTTGCATCTCGCAATCCTGTCGGCGCTCGGCCAGGATCCGGCGGCCGCACTCGCTGTCCTTGAAGGCCCTGAGGCCGGCGACATCGAGGGGGCGCTTTCCGCACTTCGCAATGTAACCAGCATCGTCACCTCGGGCCGCCAGTTGCAGGGTCTCGCCGAAGCCATCGCGCTCGGCCTTACCGAGCTGTCGCGGCTGCCGTGCTTTTCGCTCGAAGGCGGGCAGCTTCGCCATGGACCGATGGAAATGCTTGGCCCCAAGCTCGGCGTCATCCTGTTTCGCGGCAACAACCCGACATCGGACCTTGTCGCAGGCATGGCCGCGTCCGTGGTGGAGGCCGGCTCACCGGTCATCATTTTCGATTCATCCGGGCAAGCGCCGGTCGAGGGGGCTACAACGCTCTCGTTCAAGCCTCAATCCGGCATGGCCGCGATCCTGGCCATGCTGCCGGTAGCGCAACGCCTGATGGTCGCCATTGCCGATGCTCGCGTTGACAATGCCGGCACGCCGGTTCGTTCCAGCAAGATCACCAGGAGCGAATGA
- a CDS encoding carbohydrate ABC transporter permease, with translation MERKSPAFSIFIHACALLLAVIILAPIAWLFIMSISPAADLAAKPLRWWPQSVDFSRYQQLLSTAENSAGAAFTSSLRNSLEIAGMATLAGLLLAIPAGWAVSRTPSIGWSLSMVIATYMLPPVALAVPLYMGLSHLGLLNNVFGLALVYLTILAPFTTWLMKSGFDSIPREIEAAAMIDGAGLFQTLRIITLPLAAPVMATSALFALLLAWDEFFYALLFTSDQRAKTLTVAIADLAGGRVSDYGLIATAGVLAALPPVLIGLVMQRALISGLTSGGVKG, from the coding sequence ATGGAACGCAAAAGCCCCGCCTTCAGCATCTTCATCCATGCCTGCGCGCTGCTGCTCGCCGTCATCATCCTGGCGCCCATCGCCTGGCTGTTCATCATGAGCATATCGCCGGCCGCCGACCTCGCCGCCAAGCCGCTGCGCTGGTGGCCGCAAAGCGTCGACTTCTCCCGTTACCAGCAGCTGCTGTCGACGGCGGAAAACAGCGCCGGCGCCGCCTTCACCTCATCGCTTCGCAACAGCCTCGAGATCGCCGGCATGGCAACGCTCGCCGGCCTGCTCCTGGCCATTCCCGCCGGTTGGGCGGTGTCGCGCACGCCGTCGATCGGCTGGTCGCTGTCGATGGTCATCGCCACCTATATGCTGCCACCGGTGGCGCTGGCCGTGCCGCTCTATATGGGCCTGTCGCATCTCGGCCTGTTGAACAACGTCTTCGGCCTGGCGCTGGTCTATCTGACGATCCTGGCGCCCTTCACTACCTGGCTGATGAAATCGGGCTTCGATTCGATCCCGCGCGAAATCGAGGCCGCCGCGATGATCGACGGCGCCGGCCTGTTCCAGACGCTGCGCATCATCACCCTGCCGCTGGCCGCACCGGTGATGGCGACGTCGGCGCTGTTCGCCTTGCTGCTTGCCTGGGACGAATTCTTCTACGCGCTGCTCTTCACCTCGGACCAGCGCGCCAAGACCCTGACGGTCGCCATCGCCGATTTGGCCGGCGGCCGTGTCTCCGACTACGGATTGATTGCGACAGCCGGCGTGCTGGCCGCTTTGCCACCAGTGCTGATCGGCCTCGTCATGCAACGGGCGCTGATTTCCGGCCTGACCAGTGGTGGTGTGAAAGGATAA